A section of the Bacillota bacterium genome encodes:
- a CDS encoding class A beta-lactamase-related serine hydrolase encodes MSGMETGNGLAGRLAARLDPLLEAAPGRVALVVEGLHRGRLYAREAERPFYPASVIKLAVMVEAFAQAAEGRVDLEEELPVRAADMVTGSGVLQYLLPGRRYPLVDLVTLMMIVSDNTATNVLIDRLGAEAISARMRALGLPGIAVRQKLQVVPVPPGPRNEMTAGETARLLRLIGLGRVVSYDACRRMVAILEAQQLDLDLAARLPDPDPEEVGQAPRWRWAHKTGWVRGRLHDAGLLYLPNGVWAVAAFTEGFAHPEEARAVLAAAGELLYRELLEAGDAPGEERDG; translated from the coding sequence ATGAGCGGGATGGAGACGGGGAACGGGCTGGCGGGGCGGTTGGCGGCGCGCCTCGACCCGCTCCTGGAGGCGGCGCCGGGGCGCGTGGCGCTGGTGGTGGAGGGGCTGCACCGCGGCCGTCTCTACGCGCGAGAGGCGGAGAGGCCCTTCTATCCCGCCAGCGTGATCAAGCTGGCGGTGATGGTGGAGGCCTTCGCCCAGGCTGCGGAGGGGCGCGTCGACCTGGAGGAGGAGCTGCCGGTCCGCGCCGCCGACATGGTGACCGGCTCGGGGGTCCTCCAGTACCTGCTCCCCGGGCGGCGCTACCCCCTGGTCGACCTGGTGACGCTGATGATGATCGTCAGCGACAACACCGCCACCAACGTGCTCATCGACCGTCTGGGCGCGGAGGCCATCAGCGCGCGCATGCGCGCGCTCGGCCTGCCGGGCATCGCCGTGCGCCAGAAGCTCCAGGTGGTGCCGGTCCCCCCGGGGCCGCGGAACGAGATGACGGCCGGCGAGACGGCCCGCCTGCTGCGGCTGATCGGCCTCGGCCGGGTCGTCTCCTACGATGCCTGCCGGCGTATGGTGGCCATCCTGGAGGCGCAGCAGCTGGACCTGGACTTGGCGGCCCGCCTGCCCGACCCCGACCCCGAGGAAGTGGGGCAGGCCCCGCGCTGGCGCTGGGCGCACAAGACGGGCTGGGTGCGGGGCCGGCTGCACGACGCGGGCCTCCTCTACCTGCCCAACGGCGTCTGGGCGGTGGCCGCCTTCACCGAGGGCTTCGCCCACCCGGAGGAGGCCCGGGCCGTCCTGGCGGCCGCGGGCGAGCTGCTCTACCGGGAGCTCCTGGAGGCGGGCGACGCGCCCGGGGAGGAGCGGGATGGCTGA